The Desulfomicrobium apsheronum genome has a window encoding:
- a CDS encoding zinc ribbon domain-containing protein: MSIYMEQIEQLVVLQKVDSEMITLERILEDAPKQLRSLQEKQAYLKQQQDVIQEKVDVLMEQKSRLEGEIENDTQKVKKSKNKLMMVENTKEYHAMMREMDTMEKMNRSREEERANLLADLSDLEGRKEALQGDINSLEETITAQQSTLDQELAEKRARIEILEKEKRKASEAVPAPILTRYNFIRDRIPNPVIVPVSEAVCQGCHVVIPPQAFIDLQKGEQILSCPNCLRIIFWERHFSGND, from the coding sequence TTGAGTATTTATATGGAACAGATCGAGCAGCTGGTCGTGCTGCAGAAAGTGGATTCGGAGATGATCACCCTGGAGCGCATCCTCGAAGACGCGCCCAAGCAGCTGCGGAGCCTGCAGGAAAAACAGGCCTACCTCAAACAGCAGCAGGACGTGATCCAGGAAAAGGTCGACGTGCTGATGGAGCAGAAGAGCCGCCTTGAGGGTGAAATCGAAAACGACACCCAGAAGGTCAAGAAGAGCAAGAACAAGCTCATGATGGTCGAGAACACCAAGGAATATCACGCCATGATGCGTGAGATGGACACCATGGAGAAGATGAACCGCTCCCGCGAGGAAGAGCGGGCCAATCTTCTTGCAGACCTTTCCGACCTCGAAGGTCGCAAGGAAGCCCTGCAGGGTGACATCAACAGCCTTGAAGAAACCATCACTGCCCAGCAGTCCACCCTGGATCAGGAACTGGCCGAGAAGCGCGCCCGCATCGAAATTCTGGAGAAGGAAAAGCGGAAGGCCTCCGAGGCTGTTCCCGCGCCCATCCTGACCCGCTACAATTTCATCCGCGACCGCATCCCGAATCCCGTCATCGTTCCGGTCAGCGAAGCCGTGTGTCAGGGCTGCCATGTCGTCATCCCACCCCAGGCCTTCATCGACCTGCAGAAGGGCGAGCAGATCCTGAGCTGTCCCAACTGCCTGCGCATCATTTTCTGGGAGCGTCATTTCTCGGGCAATGATTGA
- the ispD gene encoding 2-C-methyl-D-erythritol 4-phosphate cytidylyltransferase: MTHSLWTIILAAGQGSRLAASTGGTRKQFLHHEGHPLYWRSVLTMSAVPELAGVVLVFPPQEMEQRSAELENLKNISDPGVRILTTAGGDRRQDSVRLGLAALPRDCTRVLVHDSARPFFSPALVQALLAGLTDDVHGVIPAIPVTDTIKQVEDDLVLATLPRETMRAVQTPQLFPADLLRRVHEQALREDWTVTDDASMIERAGYSVRIVPGESANLKITTPEDLRVLATPAPLPVPCTGFGYDVHAYGGNRPMVLGGMPIAGAPFVKAHSDGDVLLHALCDAILGCLGLGDIGEHFPDSDDRFENISSGILLSEVMDKARALGLCITHVDLTVIAQVPRLAPHKEAIRGNVARLLELCDQQVNVKATTEEHLGFTGRKEGIKAVAVVTATRKQA, from the coding sequence ATGACACACTCACTATGGACCATAATCCTGGCCGCCGGCCAGGGTTCGCGCTTGGCCGCCTCCACGGGCGGCACACGCAAACAGTTTCTGCACCATGAGGGACACCCCCTCTATTGGCGCAGCGTTCTGACCATGTCCGCAGTCCCTGAACTTGCGGGCGTGGTCCTCGTTTTTCCGCCCCAGGAGATGGAGCAGCGCTCCGCCGAACTGGAAAACCTCAAGAACATCTCGGACCCCGGTGTCCGCATCCTGACCACCGCTGGCGGGGACAGACGCCAGGACTCCGTGCGCCTGGGCCTGGCCGCGCTGCCCCGGGATTGCACCCGAGTGCTGGTGCACGACAGCGCGCGCCCCTTTTTCTCGCCCGCCCTGGTGCAGGCGCTCCTGGCCGGATTGACGGACGACGTCCACGGAGTCATCCCCGCCATCCCCGTCACGGACACGATCAAACAGGTCGAAGACGACCTTGTCCTGGCCACGCTCCCGCGCGAAACAATGCGCGCGGTCCAGACGCCGCAACTCTTCCCGGCCGACCTGCTGCGCCGGGTTCATGAACAGGCCCTGCGCGAAGACTGGACCGTCACGGACGACGCCAGCATGATCGAACGCGCGGGATATAGCGTCCGGATCGTGCCTGGCGAGTCCGCCAACCTGAAGATCACAACCCCGGAGGACCTGCGCGTGCTTGCCACTCCCGCTCCCCTGCCCGTGCCCTGCACCGGATTCGGCTACGACGTGCACGCCTATGGCGGCAACCGGCCCATGGTGCTGGGCGGCATGCCCATCGCAGGGGCCCCCTTCGTCAAGGCCCACTCCGATGGCGATGTGCTCCTGCACGCCCTCTGCGACGCCATCCTCGGCTGCCTCGGCCTTGGGGATATCGGCGAACATTTTCCGGACAGCGACGATCGCTTCGAGAACATCTCCTCCGGCATCCTGCTTTCGGAGGTCATGGACAAGGCTCGCGCCCTGGGGCTTTGCATCACCCATGTCGATCTGACCGTCATCGCCCAGGTCCCGCGTCTGGCTCCGCACAAGGAAGCCATCCGCGGCAACGTGGCGCGCCTGCTTGAGCTTTGCGACCAGCAGGTCAACGTCAAGGCGACCACGGAAGAGCACCTGGGTTTCACCGGCCGCAAGGAAGGGATCAAGGCCGTGGCCGTGGTCACCGCCACAAGGAAGCAGGCATGA
- the gltX gene encoding glutamate--tRNA ligase — MSNFKTGGPFVTRFAPSPTGGLHLGNVRTAILNHLLARQSGGKFLLRLEDTDQERSTFAAEAAILWSMSWLGLVPDEPVRHQSLRLHLYRRAVDGLVAEDRAYPCFCTDAELEQDRKEAAARNLPPRYSGRCARMSREERAERLNRGDAHALRFRLPEKPEVSFKDLIKGQITLPAGAFGDFVLLRSSGWPSYNLAVVVDDADMGVNLVLRGEDHLTNTARQILLYDALGLTAPAFAHHGLLMDPDGKKLSKRSGALSIPECMEMGLEPLAVVQYLASLSGALPTKNLFTSLDEMARAFNPFALGRGNAVMSLDELTALSARVFRAANPADQIRQLDETLPAESAWHEFDPQVRLHLLTSLRENAANLHELRALLPLFTEKEARFTSGALTELAGSLPVLAALDQGMSAHSPNSRLEKDAAGAVLRGTGEKAGAKGRKLYHPIRLALTGSENGPELATLLTLLPAGLIRERVQTVLNIFSHCNHKE; from the coding sequence ATGAGCAACTTCAAGACCGGCGGCCCCTTTGTCACCCGCTTCGCCCCCAGTCCCACGGGAGGGCTGCACCTTGGCAACGTGCGCACTGCCATCCTGAATCATCTTCTGGCCAGACAAAGCGGCGGCAAATTTCTGCTTCGACTTGAAGACACGGACCAGGAACGCTCCACCTTCGCCGCCGAAGCCGCCATCCTGTGGTCCATGTCCTGGCTTGGGCTTGTGCCCGACGAACCGGTGCGTCACCAGAGCCTGCGCCTTCATCTCTACCGCCGCGCCGTTGACGGTCTGGTGGCCGAAGACCGCGCCTACCCCTGCTTCTGCACCGATGCCGAACTGGAACAGGACCGCAAGGAAGCCGCGGCCAGAAATCTTCCTCCCCGCTACAGCGGCCGCTGCGCCCGCATGTCACGCGAGGAGCGCGCCGAGAGGCTGAACCGGGGCGACGCCCATGCCCTTCGTTTCCGTCTGCCCGAAAAACCGGAAGTCAGTTTCAAGGATCTCATCAAGGGACAGATCACCCTGCCGGCAGGCGCTTTCGGAGACTTCGTGCTGCTGCGCTCAAGCGGCTGGCCCAGCTACAATCTGGCCGTGGTCGTCGACGACGCGGACATGGGCGTCAATCTTGTGCTGCGCGGCGAAGACCACCTGACCAACACGGCCCGCCAAATCCTGCTTTACGACGCTCTCGGGCTCACGGCTCCGGCTTTCGCCCACCACGGCCTGCTCATGGACCCGGACGGCAAGAAACTCTCCAAACGCAGCGGCGCTCTGAGCATCCCCGAATGCATGGAAATGGGCCTTGAACCTCTGGCCGTGGTCCAGTATCTGGCTTCCCTGTCCGGCGCTTTGCCGACCAAGAATCTTTTCACGTCTCTTGACGAGATGGCCCGGGCCTTCAACCCCTTCGCGCTGGGCCGGGGCAACGCGGTCATGAGCCTTGATGAGCTGACGGCCCTGAGCGCGCGCGTTTTTCGGGCGGCGAATCCCGCAGATCAAATCCGGCAACTTGACGAAACCTTGCCTGCCGAGAGCGCCTGGCACGAATTCGATCCGCAAGTCCGCTTGCATCTGCTGACCAGCCTGCGCGAAAATGCGGCGAACCTGCATGAGCTGCGCGCCCTGCTGCCTCTCTTCACGGAAAAAGAGGCCCGCTTCACCTCGGGGGCGCTGACCGAACTGGCCGGGAGCCTGCCGGTACTTGCCGCCCTTGACCAGGGCATGTCCGCGCACAGTCCGAACTCTCGTCTTGAAAAGGATGCCGCTGGCGCCGTGTTGCGCGGAACGGGCGAAAAAGCCGGTGCCAAGGGCCGAAAGCTCTACCACCCCATACGGCTGGCCCTGACCGGCAGCGAAAACGGCCCGGAGCTTGCCACTCTGCTCACGCTTTTGCCGGCTGGCCTGATCAGGGAGCGTGTACAAACGGTGCTGAACATATTTTCCCATTGCAACCACAAGGAATGA
- the cysS gene encoding cysteine--tRNA ligase, whose translation MQIYNSLTRKKEEFVPLKPGHVSMYVCGITAYDYCHIGHARSAVVFDVLVRYLRYIGMQVTFVRNFTDVDDKIINRANREGTDFETIARTYIDAFYTDMDRLGILRADIEPKATEHIKEMIELCENLIAKGHAYSTPSGDVYFRVRSYDDYGKLSGRNVEELMSGARIEPGEKKEDPLDFALWKGAKPGEPSWPSPWGPGRPGWHIECSAMSERYLPLPFDIHGGGQDLAFPHHENERAQTEAATDKQFVRYWVHNGFVQINSEKMSKSLNNFVTIRDILANYLPEVLRFFLITKHYRSPLDYTADALEESERALKRIYLTKAAAETHVAGTKWTATPLPAEIVVEATALEAKWDESMADDMNTAAALGHVFVLMKIVNRILEDKALKKSEEGRDMIRHALKLFERWGEVLGLFLMPSSDFLTELKQSRVLRRKIDTELVQAKLQERMEARAAKDFARSDAIRDELLTLGVTIQDTAQGVQWDVECAEK comes from the coding sequence ATGCAGATCTACAATAGCCTTACCAGGAAAAAAGAGGAATTCGTCCCGCTCAAACCCGGTCATGTGTCCATGTACGTCTGCGGCATCACGGCCTACGACTACTGCCACATCGGACACGCACGCTCCGCCGTGGTCTTCGACGTCCTGGTCCGCTACCTGCGTTACATCGGCATGCAGGTCACCTTTGTGCGCAACTTCACCGATGTGGACGACAAGATCATCAATCGCGCCAACCGCGAGGGCACGGATTTCGAGACCATCGCCCGCACATACATCGACGCCTTCTACACCGACATGGACCGACTCGGCATCCTGCGGGCCGACATCGAACCCAAGGCCACCGAGCATATCAAGGAGATGATCGAACTCTGCGAAAATCTCATCGCCAAGGGCCATGCCTACTCGACGCCCAGCGGCGACGTGTATTTTCGGGTTCGTTCCTACGACGATTACGGCAAGCTTTCCGGCCGCAACGTCGAGGAGCTGATGTCCGGAGCGCGCATCGAGCCGGGCGAGAAAAAAGAGGACCCTCTCGATTTCGCCCTGTGGAAGGGCGCAAAGCCCGGCGAACCGTCCTGGCCCAGCCCCTGGGGACCGGGCCGTCCGGGCTGGCACATCGAGTGTTCAGCCATGAGCGAACGCTACCTGCCCCTGCCCTTCGACATCCACGGTGGCGGACAGGATCTGGCCTTCCCGCACCACGAAAACGAGCGCGCCCAGACCGAGGCCGCCACGGACAAGCAGTTCGTGCGCTACTGGGTGCACAACGGATTCGTGCAGATCAACTCCGAAAAGATGTCGAAATCACTCAATAATTTCGTGACCATCCGCGATATTCTGGCCAATTACCTGCCCGAGGTGCTACGCTTCTTCCTCATCACCAAACATTACCGCAGCCCCCTGGATTACACCGCCGACGCGCTGGAAGAATCGGAACGCGCCCTGAAGCGGATCTACCTGACCAAGGCCGCCGCCGAGACGCACGTGGCCGGAACCAAATGGACCGCCACTCCACTTCCGGCCGAAATCGTGGTCGAGGCCACCGCTCTGGAAGCCAAGTGGGACGAGTCCATGGCCGACGACATGAACACGGCAGCGGCCCTTGGCCACGTCTTCGTGCTGATGAAGATCGTCAACCGCATCCTGGAAGACAAGGCCCTCAAAAAGTCCGAAGAAGGCCGCGACATGATCCGCCATGCCCTCAAGCTGTTCGAACGCTGGGGCGAGGTGCTCGGCCTTTTCCTCATGCCCAGCAGTGATTTCTTGACCGAGCTCAAGCAAAGCCGGGTACTGCGCAGGAAAATCGACACGGAACTGGTGCAGGCCAAACTGCAGGAACGCATGGAAGCCCGTGCGGCCAAGGATTTTGCCCGCTCGGACGCCATCCGCGACGAGCTTCTCACGCTGGGAGTGACCATTCAGGACACGGCTCAGGGCGTTCAGTGGGACGTGGAATGCGCTGAGAAATAA
- a CDS encoding AsmA family protein codes for MNIRTWIVRGLLGLILLGGILAGALLMTVDPNDFKPQIIKAVRDNTGRELTISGDLGLEFFPYLSVSISDLELGNSDGFIGPFMTLNGAHLKARLLPLLSSRLEVVAIDIEGLSLFLSRDANGRGNWMDLATPDSAEDSAPDAPVLARDKRVPFLAGLIVDGLQISDARVVWDDKLGGESFEVGGIRLDVSDFAFGEPFVVDTHAMAKRNEITGELDFTAKATLDLDRLNVEDLVLKAVLSGDSLPNSPEVISFSADYFSTDGRMDNARMQGLGLDITFSAQPSGDAGSTGVLDVARFNPKEAFARLAIPLPNFTDPAALEEAAFSCKWSAGGDSFEASDLRLVLDRQALNGRVSVQGRTDPKIELDMHIDTLNLDRYRIRSDDGAKETSSGASEERIDLPVSMMRKLNLNATLVVDTLNVINLRVSDSRIHLTAKDGLLDMPRIESSLYGGSLKGSASLDVRREMPAYSWSHSISSVQIGSLLRDLHGRESLLGLMQSSAVLDTSGRSTMDLRRNLKGKVDFKVSDGAISDVNVSQLLRDGIRKVKGLSPGPQEPPRTVFSVLSASGTITRGVETTPDLLLLAPRFRVTGNGQTDLVREVLDFRLLIELAGSEGEFDEGSLGLNSVPVRISGPVRQPTISPDMEAVLRDLGLRGGQAVQEVIKGVGSGLNKGVEGLKNLFK; via the coding sequence ATGAATATACGAACTTGGATCGTGCGCGGTCTTTTGGGGCTGATTTTACTCGGCGGCATTCTGGCCGGAGCGCTGCTCATGACGGTGGATCCCAATGATTTCAAGCCGCAAATCATAAAAGCCGTGCGCGACAACACCGGTCGCGAGCTGACCATTTCCGGGGATCTGGGGCTTGAATTCTTTCCCTATCTGTCCGTTTCCATCAGTGACCTTGAGCTTGGGAACAGCGATGGTTTCATCGGACCCTTCATGACTCTGAACGGCGCGCATCTGAAGGCCCGTCTTCTGCCTCTTCTATCGTCACGGCTTGAAGTCGTGGCAATCGATATCGAAGGACTTTCCCTGTTTCTGTCCCGCGATGCGAATGGGCGCGGAAATTGGATGGATCTTGCCACGCCCGATTCGGCTGAAGACAGTGCACCGGACGCTCCCGTTTTGGCCCGGGACAAGCGCGTTCCTTTTTTGGCGGGCCTGATTGTGGACGGTCTTCAAATCTCGGATGCCCGGGTTGTCTGGGATGACAAGCTTGGCGGGGAAAGTTTTGAGGTCGGGGGAATTCGTCTTGACGTTTCTGATTTTGCTTTTGGCGAACCGTTTGTGGTGGACACACATGCAATGGCCAAGCGCAACGAAATCACCGGCGAGCTTGATTTTACCGCCAAGGCGACTCTGGATCTCGACCGGCTCAACGTCGAGGATCTGGTCCTCAAAGCCGTTCTGTCGGGCGACAGTCTGCCCAACAGTCCTGAAGTAATATCTTTTTCGGCGGATTATTTTTCCACGGACGGCCGGATGGACAACGCACGTATGCAGGGGTTGGGGCTTGATATCACCTTTTCAGCCCAGCCTTCAGGCGACGCCGGCAGCACTGGCGTTCTTGATGTCGCACGTTTCAATCCGAAGGAAGCCTTTGCGCGGCTAGCTATTCCTTTGCCGAATTTCACTGACCCTGCCGCTTTGGAAGAGGCGGCTTTTTCCTGCAAGTGGTCTGCCGGAGGGGACAGTTTCGAGGCGTCGGACCTGCGTCTTGTGCTCGACAGGCAGGCGTTGAACGGCCGTGTATCCGTTCAAGGTCGCACAGATCCGAAAATCGAACTGGATATGCATATCGACACCTTGAACCTGGACCGCTACCGCATCAGGTCCGATGACGGCGCGAAGGAGACTTCGTCGGGGGCCTCTGAAGAGCGTATCGACCTTCCTGTCTCGATGATGCGCAAGCTGAATCTGAATGCCACTTTGGTGGTGGATACCCTGAACGTAATCAATCTGCGTGTTTCCGATTCGCGCATCCATCTTACGGCCAAGGACGGGCTGCTTGATATGCCCCGGATCGAATCGAGCCTGTATGGCGGAAGTTTGAAGGGCTCGGCCTCCCTTGATGTACGCCGAGAGATGCCTGCGTATTCCTGGTCGCATTCCATAAGCTCCGTGCAGATTGGGTCATTGCTGCGCGATCTGCATGGCAGGGAGAGTCTCTTGGGCCTCATGCAGAGCAGCGCCGTCCTTGATACTTCCGGACGAAGCACGATGGATCTGCGGCGCAATCTGAAAGGTAAAGTGGATTTCAAGGTGTCCGACGGCGCCATAAGTGACGTGAACGTCTCGCAGTTGCTGCGTGATGGAATCCGCAAGGTCAAAGGCCTTTCTCCAGGGCCGCAGGAACCTCCGCGCACAGTTTTTTCAGTTCTTTCAGCCAGCGGGACCATAACCAGAGGGGTGGAGACAACGCCCGATCTTTTGCTTCTTGCGCCACGTTTTCGCGTCACCGGCAACGGGCAGACGGATCTGGTGCGCGAGGTTCTTGACTTCAGGCTGCTCATCGAGCTTGCAGGAAGCGAGGGTGAATTCGATGAAGGTTCGTTGGGTTTGAACAGCGTCCCGGTGCGGATCAGCGGGCCAGTGCGCCAGCCTACCATCAGTCCTGATATGGAAGCTGTCCTGCGGGATTTGGGCTTGCGCGGCGGACAGGCCGTGCAGGAAGTCATAAAAGGCGTGGGGTCGGGTCTGAACAAGGGAGTGGAGGGCCTCAAGAACCTCTTCAAATGA